Genomic window (Bacteroidales bacterium):
TGGAGAAACAATATGATGCCTCTTCCTATGAAATCAACCTCAGGTTGGGATGGCTGCATTATCTTACAGGTCAATTTGTTGAATCAATAAACTATTACAACAAGTCTATCCAGCTCATGCCTCTTTCTGTTGAAGCTCGGTTTGGATATGTTTATCCTGCTTCTGCACTCGGTAATTGGGATCAGGTGGTTGCCAAGTATATGGAAATTCTCAGGATTGATCCTTCCAATTATACCGCCAATTACCGTCTGGGTGCCATTTATTACACCCGGAAAGAATATGGCACTGCTTATAAGTATTTTGAGAAGCTTGTGAACTGGTTTCCTTTTGATTATGATGTACTTCATATGTATGCATGGACTAACTACCAAATGGGAAAGCTCCGGGAGGCAAAAGTCCTGTTTCATAAAGCGTTGCTGAATCACCCGAATGATGCCTCTTGCCTTGAGGGGCTGGGGCTTATTAAATGATTTACAGAATGAAAAATGAAAAATGCAAATTGCAAATAGCAAATAGCAAAATGTAAAATGCCTTAAAAATCAAAAAAAAGGAACGCGGATCCGCGTGGCGGACAGTTACACGGGATTGAAACGGATAAAAATAAATCAAAGCAAATAGCAAATCCACTGTGTAAAATCGTCAATAAGGATTCGTGTGCATTCGTGGATAAATAAAAATGAGCAAATGGCTTCCATCGGGCTTTGAATGGTTGATGTTCCCGAAAAATAACTAATATTGTTCCGGAAAACCTTCTGACAATTGAATTCATTCCTTGATCATTACTTTTCTTCCCAAAGAATTCGGTTTCACACCAGGGAAATCAAT
Coding sequences:
- a CDS encoding tetratricopeptide repeat protein — protein: MLLLVLGLNFITLTGFTQDYKILQDAFSSSYSLETAGKYTAAIEVLEKQYDASSYEINLRLGWLHYLTGQFVESINYYNKSIQLMPLSVEARFGYVYPASALGNWDQVVAKYMEILRIDPSNYTANYRLGAIYYTRKEYGTAYKYFEKLVNWFPFDYDVLHMYAWTNYQMGKLREAKVLFHKALLNHPNDASCLEGLGLIK